From one Humulus lupulus chromosome 8, drHumLupu1.1, whole genome shotgun sequence genomic stretch:
- the LOC133797387 gene encoding protein NTM1-like 9 isoform X1, giving the protein MSDYVPVWVRPPCPFFKFKPTEEELITHLNLKTLGKESDLDSYIAEVDHICKWQPWELPHFSKIESKTEWWFLCRPDYKNSHSNRSNRTTKTGYWKKTGRECNTKGCDGRKRILVFHDGSSSGKRTDWVLHEYYSLQPNVAFSLQKPDYVICRLKRKHQEKGQNECEMASDLGNPLVSTTPTTVNVISSPQQQRSPELCNTEALPDEDIWALIDMPEFSWNELEKCLVSAEITYNSSNMRDPSMSLHDGPLSRDTQAVEINEPYIQTWRAEVHLVRFLAQRKSRVSEWFRHQLKLYIILWIKIPYKKQLFPLFIRVSKWMLLLLAKRHSKRSSAV; this is encoded by the exons atgagtgACTACGTACCGGTTTGGGTTCGTCCACCATGTCCATTCTTCAAATTCAAGCCCACCGAGGAGGAGCTCATCACTCACTTAAACCTGAAGACTCTGGGAAAAGAATCCGATCTCGATTCTTACATTGCCGAGGTCGATCATATCTGCAAGTGGCAGCCATGGGAATTACCTC ATTTTTCGAAGATAGAATCGAAGACGGAGTGGTGGTTCTTATGCCGCCCAGATTACAAGAACAGCCATAGTAACAGGTCAAACAGGACGACTAAAACAGGGTACTGGAAGAAAACGGGTAGGGAATGCAACACCAAAGGTTGCGATGGAAGGAAGAGGATTTTGGTCTTTCATGACGGCTCTTCTTCAGGAAAACGAACCGATTGGGTCCTCCACGAGTACTATTCTCTTCAACCCAATGTTGCCTTTTCTCTCCAG AAGCCAGACTATGTTATTTGCCGATTGAAGCGCAAACATCAGGAGAAGGGCCAAAATGAATGTGAAATGGCATCTGATCTTGGAAACCCATTAGTGTCTACTACACCTACAACG GTTAATGTTATATCATCCCCACAACAGCAACGCTCACCAGAACTGTGCAACACAGAGGCGTTGCCTGATGAAGATATCTGGGCTCTAATAGATATGCCAGAATTTAGCTGGAATGAATTAGAGAAATGTTTAGTATCTGCTGAGATTACATATAATAGCTCCAACATGAGAGATCCATCAATGAGTTTACATGATGGTCCACTTAGCAGAGACACACAAGCCGTAGAAATCAATGAACCG TATATTCAAACATGGAGAGCTGAAGTCCATTTGGTTCGCTTCTTGGCCCAAAGAAAATCCCGAGTGTCTGAGTGGTTTAGACATCAATTGAAACTCTACATTATCTTATGGATAAAGATTCCATACAAGAAACAACTGTTCCCATTATTCATAAGAGTTTCAAAGTGGATGCTTCTTCTGCTGGCTAAGCGGCATTCAAAGAGGAGTTCGGCTGTTTGA
- the LOC133797387 gene encoding protein NTM1-like 9 isoform X2, which produces MSDYVPVWVRPPCPFFKFKPTEEELITHLNLKTLGKESDLDSYIAEVDHICKWQPWELPHFSKIESKTEWWFLCRPDYKNSHSNRSNRTTKTGYWKKTGRECNTKGCDGRKRILVFHDGSSSGKRTDWVLHEYYSLQPNVAFSLQKPDYVICRLKRKHQEKGQNECEMASDLGNPLVSTTPTTVNVISSPQQQRSPELCNTEALPDEDIWALIDMPEFSWNELEKCLVSAEITYNSSNMRDPSMSLHDGPLSRDTQAVEINEPARAATKHSTCSD; this is translated from the exons atgagtgACTACGTACCGGTTTGGGTTCGTCCACCATGTCCATTCTTCAAATTCAAGCCCACCGAGGAGGAGCTCATCACTCACTTAAACCTGAAGACTCTGGGAAAAGAATCCGATCTCGATTCTTACATTGCCGAGGTCGATCATATCTGCAAGTGGCAGCCATGGGAATTACCTC ATTTTTCGAAGATAGAATCGAAGACGGAGTGGTGGTTCTTATGCCGCCCAGATTACAAGAACAGCCATAGTAACAGGTCAAACAGGACGACTAAAACAGGGTACTGGAAGAAAACGGGTAGGGAATGCAACACCAAAGGTTGCGATGGAAGGAAGAGGATTTTGGTCTTTCATGACGGCTCTTCTTCAGGAAAACGAACCGATTGGGTCCTCCACGAGTACTATTCTCTTCAACCCAATGTTGCCTTTTCTCTCCAG AAGCCAGACTATGTTATTTGCCGATTGAAGCGCAAACATCAGGAGAAGGGCCAAAATGAATGTGAAATGGCATCTGATCTTGGAAACCCATTAGTGTCTACTACACCTACAACG GTTAATGTTATATCATCCCCACAACAGCAACGCTCACCAGAACTGTGCAACACAGAGGCGTTGCCTGATGAAGATATCTGGGCTCTAATAGATATGCCAGAATTTAGCTGGAATGAATTAGAGAAATGTTTAGTATCTGCTGAGATTACATATAATAGCTCCAACATGAGAGATCCATCAATGAGTTTACATGATGGTCCACTTAGCAGAGACACACAAGCCGTAGAAATCAATGAACCG GCCAGAGCAGCTACAAAACACAGTACTTGTTCTGATTAG